Proteins co-encoded in one Streptomyces sp. NBC_01283 genomic window:
- the lon gene encoding endopeptidase La — MSAESTEPKASTPLTLPVLPLDDEVVLPGMVVPFDLSDADVRAAVEAAQAAARSTGSSKPQVLLVPRIDGTYAATGVLGTVEQVGRLSDGDPGALIRGRSRVRIGAGTTGPGAALWVEGVKVDETVPDPLPGAVTELVKEYKALATSWLKKRGAWQVVDRVTQIDDVSALADNSGYSPFLSTQQKVALLETDDPAARLKLATEQLREHLAEQDVAESIAKDVQEGVDKQQREFLLRRQLDAVRKELREINGDSKDSAEESDDYRTRVEAADLPENVREAALKEVDKLERSSDQSPEGSWIRTWLDTVLELPWNERTEDEYDIKGAQNILDAEHAGLQDVKERITEYLAVRKRRSDRGLGVVGGRRGGAVLALVGPPGVGKTSLGESVAHAMGRKFVRVALGGVRDEAEIRGHRRTYVGALPGRIVRAIKEAGSMNPVVLLDEIDKVGSDFRGDPAAALLEVLDPAQNHTFRDHYLEVELDLSDVVFLATANVIEAIPEALLDRMELVRLDGYTEDEKVVIARDHLLPRQLERAGLQSDEVTLDESALRKLAGEYTREAGVRNLERSVARLLRKVAAQHELGERELPFTVGDEDLRGLIGRPHHVPESAQDPAERRTAVPGVATGLAVTGAGGDVLFVEASLADPETGAAGLTLTGQLGDVMKESAQIALSFLRSRGAELELPVADLKERGVHIHFPAGAVPKDGPSAGVTMTTALASLLSGRLVRTDVAMTGEVSLTGRVLPIGGVKQKLLAAHRAGITTVIIPKRNEADLDDVPAEILEKLDVHPVTDVRQVLELALTEAEVRVPAAA, encoded by the coding sequence ATGTCTGCTGAGTCCACTGAGCCGAAGGCGTCCACGCCTCTCACACTGCCCGTGCTGCCGCTCGACGACGAGGTTGTCCTGCCCGGCATGGTGGTTCCGTTCGACCTGTCCGATGCCGACGTGCGCGCCGCGGTGGAGGCCGCCCAGGCGGCGGCCCGCTCCACCGGGAGCAGCAAGCCGCAGGTCCTTCTTGTTCCGCGCATCGACGGGACGTACGCCGCGACCGGCGTCCTCGGCACCGTGGAGCAGGTCGGCCGGCTCTCCGACGGCGACCCCGGCGCGCTCATCCGCGGCCGTTCCCGGGTGCGGATCGGTGCCGGGACGACCGGGCCGGGTGCCGCGCTCTGGGTGGAAGGGGTCAAGGTCGACGAGACCGTGCCCGATCCGCTGCCGGGTGCCGTCACCGAGCTGGTCAAGGAGTACAAGGCGCTCGCCACCAGCTGGCTGAAGAAGCGCGGGGCCTGGCAGGTCGTCGACCGTGTCACCCAGATCGACGACGTCTCCGCCCTTGCCGACAACTCCGGATACTCCCCCTTCCTCTCCACCCAGCAGAAGGTCGCGCTCCTGGAGACCGACGACCCGGCCGCCCGCCTGAAGCTGGCCACCGAGCAGCTGCGCGAGCACCTCGCCGAGCAGGATGTCGCCGAGTCCATCGCCAAGGACGTCCAGGAAGGCGTCGACAAGCAGCAGCGCGAGTTCCTGCTGCGGCGCCAGCTGGACGCCGTGCGCAAGGAGCTGCGCGAGATCAACGGCGACAGCAAGGACTCGGCCGAGGAGTCCGACGACTACCGCACTCGCGTAGAGGCCGCCGACCTCCCCGAGAACGTCCGCGAGGCCGCCCTCAAGGAAGTCGACAAGCTGGAGCGGTCCAGCGACCAGTCGCCCGAGGGCTCCTGGATCAGGACCTGGCTCGACACCGTCCTCGAACTGCCCTGGAACGAGCGGACCGAGGACGAGTACGACATCAAGGGCGCCCAGAACATCCTCGATGCCGAGCACGCGGGCCTGCAGGACGTGAAGGAGCGCATCACCGAGTACCTCGCGGTGCGCAAGCGCCGCAGCGACCGCGGTCTCGGGGTCGTCGGCGGCCGTCGCGGCGGCGCGGTGCTGGCCCTCGTCGGCCCGCCCGGCGTCGGCAAGACCTCGCTCGGCGAGTCCGTGGCGCACGCCATGGGCCGCAAGTTCGTGCGGGTCGCGCTCGGCGGCGTACGCGACGAGGCGGAGATCCGCGGCCACCGTCGTACGTACGTCGGGGCGCTGCCCGGCCGGATCGTGCGGGCCATCAAGGAGGCCGGGTCCATGAACCCGGTCGTGCTCCTCGACGAGATCGACAAGGTGGGCTCCGACTTCCGGGGCGACCCGGCCGCCGCCCTCCTCGAAGTCCTCGACCCGGCGCAGAACCACACCTTCCGCGACCACTACCTGGAGGTCGAGCTCGACCTCAGTGACGTGGTCTTCCTGGCCACGGCGAACGTCATCGAGGCCATCCCCGAGGCGCTGCTCGACCGCATGGAGCTGGTCAGGCTCGACGGCTACACCGAGGACGAGAAGGTCGTCATCGCCCGCGACCACCTGCTCCCGCGCCAGCTGGAGCGGGCCGGTCTGCAGTCGGACGAGGTGACCCTGGACGAGAGCGCGCTGCGCAAGCTCGCGGGGGAGTACACCCGGGAAGCCGGTGTACGGAACCTGGAGCGGTCCGTGGCGCGGCTGCTCCGCAAGGTCGCGGCGCAGCACGAACTGGGTGAGAGGGAGCTTCCGTTCACCGTCGGCGACGAGGATCTGCGCGGTCTCATCGGGCGCCCGCACCACGTGCCCGAGTCGGCGCAGGACCCGGCCGAGCGGCGCACGGCGGTGCCGGGCGTGGCCACCGGGCTCGCGGTCACCGGCGCGGGAGGCGACGTGCTCTTCGTCGAGGCGTCGCTCGCGGATCCCGAGACCGGCGCGGCGGGACTGACCCTGACCGGTCAGCTCGGCGACGTGATGAAGGAGTCCGCGCAGATCGCGCTCTCCTTCCTGCGCTCGCGCGGCGCCGAACTGGAGCTGCCCGTCGCGGACCTGAAGGAACGCGGCGTGCACATCCACTTCCCGGCGGGCGCGGTCCCCAAGGACGGGCCGAGCGCGGGCGTCACCATGACGACCGCCCTCGCCTCGCTGCTCAGCGGCCGGCTCGTCCGTACGGATGTGGCCATGACCGGTGAGGTCTCGCTGACCGGGCGCGTCCTGCCGATCGGCGGCGTCAAGCAGAAGCTGCTGGCCGCGCACCGCGCGGGGATCACCACGGTGATCATCCCGAAGCGGAACGAGGCCGACCTGGACGACGTCCCGGCGGAGATCCTGGAGAAGCTGGACGTCCACCCGGTGACGGATGTCCGCCAGGTGCTCGAACTGGCCCTGACGGAGGCCGAGGTGAGGGTCCCGGCCGCCGCGTGA
- a CDS encoding rhomboid-like protein, whose protein sequence is MNRSASAATTAPEGIAEPGLDGIPCQRGPVPGVVVPEPVHEASAAPGAVTAPGGVAAHLRRLRPWRLLPTPTGTPFTFGFAAILAVTSLLTSYAAPSLISALHRHSSTDVAHLAQEPLLVLVASALWIAGGIASPYAIGFLLVLTALERRIGALRAAGVFLLGHVVATLATEVPVGLSVLAGHLPHSSLHRLDYGISFGVAASVGALAGLFRPWLRWLVLAGFGGMLIDDLIAFADPMTNWGHLLALSLGVATWPLVRRWRPPA, encoded by the coding sequence GTGAACCGGAGTGCGTCGGCTGCCACCACGGCACCCGAGGGGATCGCCGAGCCCGGCCTCGACGGCATTCCGTGTCAGCGGGGGCCAGTGCCCGGGGTGGTCGTCCCGGAACCGGTCCATGAGGCGAGTGCCGCCCCCGGTGCCGTAACCGCGCCCGGCGGGGTCGCCGCACACCTGCGCCGTCTGCGCCCCTGGCGGCTGCTGCCGACTCCCACGGGCACGCCCTTCACGTTCGGCTTCGCGGCGATCCTCGCCGTGACGTCCCTCCTGACCTCGTACGCGGCCCCGTCCCTGATCTCGGCGCTGCACCGGCACTCCAGCACGGACGTCGCGCATCTGGCGCAGGAGCCGCTGCTCGTCCTGGTGGCCAGCGCCCTGTGGATCGCCGGTGGCATCGCGTCGCCGTACGCGATCGGCTTCCTGCTGGTCCTCACCGCCCTGGAGCGCCGCATAGGCGCGCTCCGCGCGGCGGGCGTCTTTCTGCTCGGCCATGTCGTGGCCACCCTCGCGACCGAGGTCCCGGTCGGGCTCTCCGTCCTCGCGGGCCACCTGCCCCACAGCTCCCTGCACCGCCTCGACTACGGCATCAGCTTCGGCGTCGCGGCGAGCGTCGGCGCCCTCGCGGGGCTCTTCAGGCCGTGGCTGCGGTGGCTGGTGCTCGCCGGGTTCGGCGGGATGCTCATCGACGACCTCATCGCCTTCGCGGACCCGATGACCAACTGGGGTCATCTGCTCGCCCTGTCGCTCGGTGTCGCCACGTGGCCGCTGGTGCGCCGGTGGCGCCCGCCCGCCTGA
- a CDS encoding spermidine synthase, protein MHTHTTPVVIDRREGPYGEVVLRRHGALLQIIANGCFLMDTSDGRSERLLVDAAYDALEDPREPALLIGGLGVGFSLAHAAADPRWGRITVVERERAVIDWHCSGADAPLAALSGAALADPRTEILHTDLVAHLGGADACDGTPKTYDALCLDIDNGPDWTVTEDNNSLYSPAGLAVCRSRLNPGGVLAVWSAQASSAFDFALRNAGFQSVRTEEIPVARGVPDVVHLGVRAA, encoded by the coding sequence ATGCACACCCACACCACCCCCGTCGTGATCGACCGGCGTGAGGGGCCGTACGGCGAGGTCGTACTGCGGCGCCACGGTGCGCTTCTGCAGATCATCGCCAACGGCTGTTTCCTCATGGACACTTCGGACGGCCGCTCGGAGCGGCTGCTCGTCGACGCGGCGTACGACGCCCTCGAAGACCCCCGGGAGCCCGCGCTGCTCATCGGCGGCCTGGGCGTGGGCTTCTCCCTCGCCCACGCGGCGGCCGACCCGCGCTGGGGCCGCATCACGGTCGTCGAGCGCGAGCGGGCCGTCATCGACTGGCACTGCTCGGGCGCGGACGCCCCGCTGGCCGCGCTCTCCGGGGCAGCGCTCGCCGATCCGCGCACCGAGATCCTGCACACAGACCTCGTGGCACACCTCGGCGGCGCCGACGCCTGTGACGGCACCCCGAAAACGTACGACGCGCTCTGTCTCGACATCGACAACGGCCCCGACTGGACGGTGACCGAGGACAACAACTCCCTCTATTCACCGGCCGGTCTGGCCGTCTGCCGGTCCCGGCTGAACCCGGGCGGGGTGCTGGCCGTGTGGTCCGCCCAGGCCTCGTCCGCTTTCGACTTCGCTCTACGGAATGCCGGGTTCCAGTCGGTACGGACGGAAGAGATCCCCGTTGCCCGAGGCGTACCCGACGTGGTGCACCTCGGCGTAAGGGCTGCGTAG
- a CDS encoding response regulator transcription factor, which translates to MEQTHTSHNGATAAMPGAQRRVLVVEDDPTIVDAIAARLRAEGFVVQTAMDGPSAVDTAQAWQPDLLILDIMLPGFDGLEVCRRVQAQRPVPVLMLTARDDETDMLVGLGVGADDYMTKPFSMRELAARVHVLLRRVERAALAATTPRSGILRLGELEIDHAQRRVRVRSEDVHLTPTEFDLLVCLANTPRAVLSREQLLAEVWDWADASGTRTVDSHIKALRRKIGAERIRTVHGVGYALETPTP; encoded by the coding sequence ATGGAGCAGACACACACCTCCCACAACGGTGCGACGGCGGCGATGCCAGGCGCCCAGCGCCGGGTTCTGGTGGTCGAGGACGACCCGACGATCGTCGACGCCATCGCCGCCCGGCTACGCGCCGAGGGTTTCGTAGTGCAAACGGCGATGGACGGTCCTTCGGCCGTCGACACCGCACAGGCTTGGCAGCCCGATCTGCTGATCCTGGACATCATGCTGCCGGGCTTCGACGGGCTTGAAGTGTGCCGTCGGGTGCAGGCCCAGCGGCCGGTACCGGTCCTCATGCTGACGGCCCGCGACGACGAGACGGACATGCTGGTCGGGCTCGGCGTCGGCGCCGACGACTACATGACCAAGCCGTTCTCCATGCGGGAGCTCGCGGCCCGCGTGCACGTCCTGCTGCGCAGGGTCGAGCGGGCCGCGCTGGCCGCGACCACCCCGCGCAGCGGGATCCTGCGGCTCGGCGAGCTGGAGATCGACCACGCACAGCGGCGGGTCAGGGTCCGCAGCGAGGACGTCCATCTGACGCCGACGGAGTTCGACCTGCTCGTCTGCCTGGCCAACACCCCGCGTGCGGTGCTCTCGCGCGAGCAGCTGCTCGCCGAGGTGTGGGACTGGGCGGACGCGTCGGGCACCCGTACCGTCGACAGCCACATCAAGGCACTGCGCCGGAAGATCGGCGCCGAGCGGATCCGTACGGTGCACGGCGTGGGATACGCCCTGGAGACCCCGACCCCGTGA
- a CDS encoding HAMP domain-containing sensor histidine kinase, which translates to MSGPFGGLRPFSIKTKLGTLVVVSVFITTGLLMVAMKTETELRFITVFSVIATLLITQFVAHSLTAPLDEMNSVARAVSHGDYTRRVRGADRRDELGDVATTINRMADDLEAQDQQRKELVANVSHELRTPIAGLRAVLENVVDGVSAADPETMRTALKQTERLGRLVETLLDLSRLDNGVVPLRARRFEVWPYLSGVLKEANMVASARAGIASGSGSHTRTDVHLHLDVTPPELTAHADAERLHQVVANLIDNAVKHSPPHGRVTVRARRGLYPESLDLEVLDEGPGIPESEWHRVFERFNRGSHANAAPQAGPGSDGGTGLGLAIARWAVDLHGGHIGVAESPRGCRIQVTLPGLPEVRS; encoded by the coding sequence ATGAGTGGTCCCTTCGGGGGGCTGCGGCCCTTCTCCATCAAGACCAAGCTGGGCACCCTCGTGGTCGTCTCGGTCTTCATCACCACGGGTCTGCTCATGGTGGCGATGAAGACGGAGACGGAGCTGCGCTTCATCACCGTCTTCTCGGTGATCGCCACCCTGCTCATCACGCAGTTCGTGGCCCACAGCCTCACCGCGCCCCTGGACGAGATGAACTCCGTGGCGCGCGCCGTCTCGCACGGCGACTACACGCGCCGGGTGCGCGGCGCCGACCGCCGTGACGAGCTGGGCGACGTGGCCACCACGATCAACCGCATGGCGGACGACCTGGAGGCCCAGGACCAGCAGCGCAAGGAACTGGTCGCCAACGTCTCGCACGAGCTGCGCACCCCCATCGCGGGCCTTCGCGCGGTCCTGGAGAACGTCGTCGACGGAGTCTCCGCCGCCGACCCGGAGACCATGCGCACGGCCCTGAAGCAGACGGAGCGGCTCGGGCGCCTCGTGGAGACCCTGCTCGACCTCTCCCGCCTGGACAACGGCGTCGTACCGCTGCGGGCCCGCCGCTTCGAGGTGTGGCCGTATCTGTCGGGCGTCCTGAAGGAGGCCAACATGGTCGCCTCGGCGCGCGCGGGGATCGCTTCGGGCTCCGGCAGCCACACGCGTACGGACGTGCATCTGCACCTGGACGTCACGCCGCCCGAGCTGACCGCGCACGCGGACGCCGAGCGGCTGCACCAGGTCGTGGCCAACCTCATCGACAACGCGGTCAAGCACAGCCCGCCGCACGGCCGCGTCACCGTGCGCGCCCGGCGCGGCCTCTACCCCGAGTCCCTGGACCTGGAGGTCCTCGACGAGGGCCCCGGCATCCCGGAGTCGGAGTGGCACCGCGTCTTCGAGCGCTTCAACCGGGGCAGCCACGCCAACGCCGCCCCGCAGGCGGGCCCCGGCAGCGATGGCGGCACCGGTCTCGGGCTCGCCATCGCGCGCTGGGCGGTCGATCTGCACGGCGGGCACATCGGTGTGGCCGAATCCCCTCGTGGCTGCCGCATCCAGGTCACCCTTCCGGGCCTGCCCGAAGTGCGAAGTTGA
- a CDS encoding multifunctional oxoglutarate decarboxylase/oxoglutarate dehydrogenase thiamine pyrophosphate-binding subunit/dihydrolipoyllysine-residue succinyltransferase subunit — MSSQSPSSSSISTDQDGQGKSPAAAFGPNEWLVDEIYQQYLQDPNSVDRAWWDFFADYKPGAGASPAATPAKPAGDAAAGAAATTSPAAPAAPAAAPAAPAAPAAPAAPAAPAAKPAAAAPAPAAKPAAAKPAAKAEPAAPAETAPAGPEYVTLRGPAAAVAKNMNASVEVPTATSVRAVPVKLLFDNRIVINNHLKRARGGKISFTHLIGYAMVQAIKAMPSMNYSFVQKDGKPTLVKPEHINFGLAIDLVKPNGDRQLVVAGIKKAETLNFFEFWQAYEDIVRRARDGKLGMDDFTGVTVSLTNPGGLGTVHSVPRLMPGQSVIMGVGSMDYPAEFQGTSQDTLNKLGISKVMTLTSTYDHRVIQGAASGEFLRIVANLLLGENDFYDEIFKALRIPYEPVRWLKDIDASHDDDVTKAARVFELIHSYRVRGHVMADTDPLEYKQRKHPDLDITEHGLTLWDLEREFAVGGFAGKSMMKLRDVLGVLRDSYCRTTGIEFMHIQDPKQRKWLQDRIERTHATKPEREEQLRILRRLNAAEAFETFLQTKYVGQKRFSLEGGESVIPLLDAVIDSAAESRLDEVVIGMAHRGRLNVLANIVGKSYAQIFREFEGNMDPKSMHGSGDVKYHLGAEGTFTGLDGEQIKVSLAANPSHLETVDPIIEGITRAKQDVINKGGTDFTVLPVALHGDAAFAGQGVVAETLNMSQLRGYRTGGTVHIVINNQVGFTAAPESSRSSMYATDVARMIEAPIFHVNGDDPEAVVRIARLAFEFRQAFNKDVVIDLICYRRRGHNESDNPAFTQPLMYDLIDKKRSVRKLYTESLIGRGDITLEEAEQALQDFQGQLEKVFTEVREAISQPAEAEVPAPEAEFPVNVHTSITQEVVKRIAESQVNIPDRVTVHPRLLPQLQRRASMVEEDTIDWGMGETLAIGSLLLEGTPVRLSGQDSRRGTFGQRHAVLIDRETGEDFTPLLYLSEDQARYNVYDSLLSEYAVMGFEYGYSLARPESLVMWEAQFGDFVNGAQTVVDEYISAAEQKWNQHSGVTLLLPHGYEGQGPDHSSARIERFLQLCAQNNMTVAMPTLPSNYFHLLRWQVHNPHHKPLVVFTPKSMLRLKAAASKTEEFTSGGFRPVIGDDSVEASAVRKVVFCSGKLYYDLEAERKKREVKDTAIIRIERLYPLPGAELQAEIAKYPNAEKYLWAQEEPANQGAWPFIALNLIDHLDLAVGADIPHGERLRRISRPHGSSPAVGSKKRHEQEQEALLREVFEA, encoded by the coding sequence GTGTCGTCACAGTCCCCCAGTAGCTCGAGCATCTCGACCGACCAAGACGGGCAAGGCAAGAGCCCTGCTGCTGCCTTCGGTCCCAATGAGTGGCTCGTCGACGAGATCTATCAGCAGTACCTCCAGGACCCGAATTCGGTCGACCGAGCCTGGTGGGACTTCTTCGCCGACTACAAGCCGGGAGCGGGCGCATCACCTGCGGCCACCCCGGCCAAGCCGGCGGGTGACGCAGCCGCGGGGGCTGCGGCCACCACGTCCCCCGCAGCTCCTGCCGCACCCGCGGCCGCTCCGGCCGCACCCGCCGCCCCGGCCGCACCCGCCGCGCCCGCAGCCCCGGCTGCGAAGCCCGCGGCCGCGGCACCGGCCCCCGCCGCGAAGCCCGCAGCCGCGAAGCCCGCCGCCAAGGCGGAGCCCGCGGCCCCTGCTGAAACGGCCCCTGCCGGGCCCGAGTACGTGACGCTGCGCGGCCCCGCCGCCGCGGTCGCGAAGAACATGAACGCCTCCGTGGAGGTCCCGACGGCGACGTCGGTCCGCGCGGTCCCGGTGAAGCTGCTCTTCGACAACCGCATCGTCATCAACAACCACCTCAAGCGCGCCCGCGGCGGGAAGATCTCCTTCACGCACCTCATCGGGTACGCGATGGTGCAGGCCATCAAGGCCATGCCGTCGATGAACTACTCCTTCGTGCAGAAGGACGGCAAGCCGACGCTGGTCAAGCCGGAGCACATCAACTTCGGCCTCGCCATCGACCTCGTGAAGCCCAACGGCGACCGCCAGCTCGTCGTCGCGGGCATCAAGAAGGCCGAGACGCTGAACTTCTTCGAGTTCTGGCAGGCCTACGAGGACATCGTCCGCCGCGCTCGCGACGGCAAGCTCGGCATGGACGACTTCACCGGCGTCACGGTCTCGCTGACCAACCCCGGCGGCCTCGGCACGGTCCACTCGGTCCCCCGCCTGATGCCCGGACAGTCGGTCATCATGGGCGTCGGCTCGATGGACTACCCGGCGGAGTTCCAGGGCACGTCCCAGGACACCCTGAACAAGCTCGGCATCTCGAAGGTCATGACGCTCACGTCGACCTACGACCACCGGGTGATCCAGGGCGCCGCCTCGGGCGAGTTCCTGCGGATCGTCGCGAACCTGCTGCTCGGCGAGAACGACTTCTACGACGAGATCTTCAAGGCGCTGCGCATCCCCTACGAGCCGGTCCGCTGGCTCAAGGACATCGACGCCTCGCACGACGACGACGTCACGAAGGCCGCCCGCGTCTTCGAGCTGATCCACTCCTACCGCGTCCGCGGCCACGTCATGGCCGACACGGACCCGCTGGAGTACAAGCAGCGCAAGCACCCCGACCTGGACATCACCGAGCACGGCCTCACCCTGTGGGACCTGGAGCGTGAGTTCGCGGTCGGCGGCTTCGCCGGCAAGTCGATGATGAAGCTGCGCGACGTCCTCGGCGTGCTGCGCGACTCGTACTGCCGCACCACCGGCATCGAGTTCATGCACATCCAGGACCCGAAGCAGCGCAAGTGGCTGCAGGACCGCATCGAGCGCACCCACGCCACGAAGCCCGAGCGCGAGGAGCAGCTGCGCATCCTGCGCAGGCTGAACGCCGCCGAGGCCTTCGAGACGTTCCTGCAGACGAAGTACGTCGGCCAGAAGCGCTTCTCCCTGGAGGGCGGCGAGTCCGTCATCCCGCTGCTCGACGCCGTCATCGACAGCGCCGCGGAGTCCCGCCTGGACGAGGTCGTCATCGGCATGGCCCACCGTGGCCGCCTGAACGTCCTCGCGAACATCGTGGGCAAGTCGTACGCCCAGATCTTCCGCGAGTTCGAGGGCAACATGGACCCCAAGTCCATGCACGGCTCCGGCGACGTCAAGTACCACCTGGGCGCCGAGGGCACCTTCACCGGTCTGGACGGCGAGCAGATCAAGGTCTCGCTCGCCGCGAACCCGTCCCACCTGGAGACGGTCGACCCGATCATCGAGGGCATCACCCGCGCCAAGCAGGACGTCATCAACAAGGGCGGCACCGACTTCACGGTCCTGCCCGTCGCCCTGCACGGTGACGCGGCCTTCGCGGGCCAGGGTGTGGTCGCCGAGACCCTGAACATGTCGCAGCTGCGGGGCTACCGCACCGGCGGCACGGTCCACATCGTCATCAACAACCAGGTCGGCTTCACCGCCGCCCCGGAGTCGTCGCGCTCCTCCATGTACGCCACGGACGTGGCCCGCATGATCGAGGCGCCGATCTTCCACGTGAACGGCGACGACCCCGAGGCCGTCGTCCGCATCGCGCGGCTCGCCTTCGAGTTCCGTCAGGCGTTCAACAAGGACGTCGTGATCGACCTCATCTGCTACCGCCGCCGCGGTCACAACGAGTCGGACAACCCGGCGTTCACGCAGCCGCTGATGTACGACCTGATCGACAAGAAGCGCTCGGTGCGCAAGCTCTACACCGAGTCCCTCATCGGTCGCGGCGACATCACCCTGGAAGAGGCCGAGCAGGCCCTGCAGGACTTCCAGGGGCAGCTGGAGAAGGTCTTCACGGAGGTCCGCGAGGCCATCTCGCAGCCCGCCGAGGCCGAGGTCCCGGCCCCGGAGGCCGAGTTCCCGGTGAACGTCCACACGTCGATCACCCAGGAAGTCGTCAAGCGGATCGCCGAGTCCCAGGTCAACATCCCCGACCGGGTCACCGTCCACCCGCGTCTGCTGCCGCAGCTGCAGCGCCGCGCGTCGATGGTCGAGGAAGACACGATCGACTGGGGCATGGGCGAGACCCTCGCCATCGGCTCGCTCCTCCTGGAGGGCACGCCGGTCCGTCTGTCGGGCCAGGACTCGCGTCGTGGCACGTTCGGTCAGCGCCACGCGGTCCTCATCGACCGTGAGACGGGCGAGGACTTCACGCCGCTCCTGTACCTCTCCGAGGACCAGGCGCGCTACAACGTCTACGACTCGCTGCTCTCCGAGTACGCGGTGATGGGCTTCGAGTACGGCTACTCGCTGGCCCGTCCCGAGTCCCTCGTCATGTGGGAAGCGCAGTTCGGTGACTTCGTCAACGGCGCGCAGACGGTGGTGGACGAGTACATCTCGGCCGCCGAGCAGAAGTGGAACCAGCACTCCGGCGTCACGCTGCTGCTGCCCCACGGCTACGAGGGCCAGGGACCGGACCACTCGTCCGCCCGCATCGAGCGCTTCCTCCAGCTGTGCGCGCAGAACAACATGACGGTCGCGATGCCGACCCTCCCGTCGAACTACTTCCACCTCCTGCGGTGGCAGGTGCACAACCCGCACCACAAGCCGCTGGTGGTCTTCACCCCGAAGTCGATGCTGCGCCTCAAGGCGGCGGCCTCGAAGACGGAGGAGTTCACGTCGGGCGGCTTCCGCCCGGTCATCGGCGACGACTCGGTCGAGGCGTCGGCGGTCCGCAAGGTCGTCTTCTGCTCCGGCAAGCTGTACTACGACCTGGAGGCCGAGCGGAAGAAGCGCGAGGTCAAGGACACCGCGATCATCCGCATCGAGCGTCTGTACCCGCTGCCGGGTGCCGAGCTCCAGGCGGAGATCGCGAAGTACCCGAACGCCGAGAAGTACCTGTGGGCGCAGGAGGAGCCGGCGAACCAGGGCGCATGGCCCTTCATCGCCCTCAACCTCATCGACCACCTGGACCTGGCGGTCGGCGCGGACATCCCGCACGGCGAGCGCCTGCGCCGCATCTCGCGGCCGCACGGCTCGTCCCCGGCGGTCGGCTCGAAGAAGCGCCACGAGCAGGAGCAGGAAGCTCTCCTGCGCGAGGTCTTCGAGGCGTAA
- a CDS encoding DUF6104 family protein, which translates to MYFTDRGIEELEKRRGEEEVSFEWLAEQLRTFVDLNPDFEVPVERLATWLARLDDEDEDE; encoded by the coding sequence TTGTACTTCACCGACCGTGGCATCGAGGAGCTGGAGAAGCGGCGCGGCGAGGAGGAAGTCTCCTTCGAGTGGCTCGCCGAGCAGCTCCGCACCTTCGTGGACCTCAACCCCGACTTCGAGGTCCCGGTCGAACGCCTGGCGACGTGGCTGGCCCGTCTGGACGACGAGGACGAGGACGAGTAG
- a CDS encoding DUF4097 domain-containing protein encodes MSEWSVAEPQKLTFDAPVENLRVRVVNGTVNVVGTDEVSARLEVSEIEGPPLAVTQEAGTLTVAYDDLPWKGFLKWLDRKGWRRSAVVSLAVPAGTRVEVGVVGAGAVVSGIEGSTEVRGVTGDTTLVGLSGRVSADTVSGSLEAQGITGDLRFNSVSGDLTVFGGAGSSVRADSVSGSMIVDLDPAGTLADIGLTSVSGEMAIRLPHPTDADVEVNTTSGAVSNAFEDLRVSGQWGAKKITGRLGSGSGKLRATTVSGSIALLRRPPTEEEPTDTPLTDTPPTDAAPTDKKVL; translated from the coding sequence ATGTCAGAGTGGTCCGTCGCCGAGCCCCAGAAGCTCACGTTCGACGCCCCCGTGGAGAACCTCCGTGTGCGCGTCGTCAACGGAACGGTGAACGTCGTGGGCACCGACGAAGTTTCCGCCCGGCTTGAGGTCTCCGAGATCGAGGGGCCGCCACTGGCCGTCACCCAGGAGGCCGGCACCCTGACCGTCGCCTATGACGACCTGCCCTGGAAGGGCTTCCTGAAGTGGCTCGACCGCAAGGGCTGGCGGCGCAGTGCCGTGGTCTCCCTGGCCGTCCCCGCGGGCACCCGCGTCGAGGTGGGCGTGGTCGGAGCGGGCGCCGTGGTCTCGGGGATCGAGGGGAGCACGGAGGTCAGGGGCGTCACCGGCGACACCACCCTCGTCGGCCTCTCCGGCCGGGTCAGCGCCGACACGGTCTCGGGCAGCCTGGAGGCGCAGGGCATCACGGGCGACCTGCGGTTCAATTCCGTCTCCGGCGATCTGACCGTCTTCGGGGGCGCGGGCTCCTCCGTTCGGGCCGATTCGGTGAGCGGCTCGATGATCGTGGACCTGGACCCGGCGGGCACCCTGGCCGACATCGGTCTGACGAGCGTCTCGGGCGAGATGGCGATCCGGCTGCCTCATCCGACGGACGCGGACGTCGAGGTGAACACCACGAGCGGTGCGGTGTCAAACGCCTTCGAGGATCTGCGGGTCAGCGGCCAGTGGGGGGCGAAGAAGATCACCGGCCGTCTGGGGTCGGGCAGCGGAAAGCTCAGGGCGACGACGGTCTCGGGGTCCATCGCGCTGCTGCGCAGGCCACCGACGGAGGAAGAGCCGACGGACACTCCCCTGACGGACACTCCCCCGACCGACGCCGCCCCGACCGACAAGAAGGTGCTCTGA